The region GCTGGTGGACGGTGATCGGCCGCGGGGTGCCGTTGTTCACCCGGGACCTGCGGTCGGGTACGGCGTCCAGGTCGATCGCGACCTCGGCCCCGTACCGGCGGGCGGTCTCGACGGCCACCGCGCCCTTGACGTAGACCGCGTCGACCCGGCCGTCCCGCAGCGCCGCCAGCTCCCCTTCCCACTGGCCCTCCCGGACCCCGGGCACCTCGACCAGCTCGGCGTCGGCCAGTGTGAGACCGGCCAGGCCGAGCGCGCCGGCGTGGCCGTGCAGGGCCATGGCGCGCCAGAAGTCGATGGCGATGTCGTGGCGTGGGACGGCCAGCCGCCGGGAGCGCAGCTGCTCCGGAGTCCGCAGGTCGCTGTCCTCGCGCACCAGGATGGACTGCCGCTCCTCGATCCAGGTCAGCGCGATCACCCTGGTCGCCTCGCCGCGCGAACGGGCCCACAGCGCGGGGACGTTGCCGCCCTCGCGGAAGAGCGCGGTCAGTTCGTGGGTGAAGTGGCTCTGCGGCAGCCCCCCGGTGTCCTCCCGGTCGGCCGCGTCGCGCAGCGAGCGCACCGCGATGCCGTCGGCGGCGAACTCCGCGGCCAGGGTGCCGCGGTCGGCGGCGATGCCGGTGGCGGTCGGGACGGGGCAGCGGGTGAACCAGATCTCGTCCGGATCGGACATGGGTGCTCCAGGCAGCGGGAGGGCGGGGACGGGCTCAAAAGGGGGCGGGCGGGCGCACGGAGCACACCACCACGCGAGAAGTCGTACGGGAGCGGGCGCGGCGCCGGTCAGCGACAGCTGGCGCCGCGGGACCGGCCGAGGTCCAGGTACAGCCGCGCGCACAGCACCGAGCGGAACGGGCTGAGCAGGCCGGGCGTGGTCATCACGGGTGCTCCCTTCCGTTCCGGTGCGTGTCCTGCGGTCTGCAACGGAGGCTGGCACACGTATTCGACCGAAAGCAACCTTTCCCACGATGTGGGATCCACTTCACGGGTGAGAGTTCACGGCCGGAGACGCGGCGCAATGTTCTGGCAACAGTTGCCAGATCGTGGCAGCCTCCGCATGCTTGGGCCATGACGACGGATGCGCGCACCAAGGCTGCCGACGCGCCACCGGGAGCGCAGGCGGTGACGCGCGCACTCCGGCTGCTGCACTGTTTCCGTGACAACGCGGGCGAGCTGAGCGCGTCCCAACTCGCCCGCCGCATGGAGCTGTCGGTGTCCACCGCACACCGGCTGGCCCGTACGCTGGTCGCCGCCGGCTTCCTGGAGCAGGACGAGCACAGCGCCCGCTACCGGCTCGGCCCTTCCGTGGCGGAACTGGGCCAACTCTCGCTCCACCAGCGGGGCATGCACCGGGCGGTGCCCGAACTCGACGCGCTGGCAAAGGCGACGGGCACAACGGCCGACCTGGCCATCCGCAGCGGCGCCCACGCGGTGATCCTGGTCGGCGGTTCCGTCAACCCGGCCGCGGGCCTCGGCCTGCGCCGCCCGCTGCACTCGACCGCGCTCGGCAAAGTGCTGCTGGCGTGGGCGCGCCCGGGCGAGCAGGAACTCGGCGACCTGCCGCCGCTGCACGCGCACACCGACCGCACCATCACCGCACTGGACGATCTGCGGGCCGAGTTGGACCGGGTGCGGGCGGCGGGGTACGCGCTCAACGACGGCGAGTCGGCCTACGGGGTGCGGACCGCGGCCGTCCCGGTGCTGGACGCGGCCGGCCACGCGCACGCCGCGCTCGCGGTACGCTCCACCCCCGACGTGCTCACCGACGCCCGGCTGCCGTGGTTCGTGGCCCGCGCCCACGCCTGCGCCGCCGCCCTCGAAGTGCTGCTGCTGCCCCCGTCGCAGCGCCGCTCCCACACCGCCGACTGACCCCCGGGCCGACCGCGGGACCGCGCGGCTACTCGAACCGCGCCACGTCGCCTGCCCCTCGGCGGAGGATTTCGCGCTCGCCGCCGGAGAAGTCGATGACGGTGGTGGGCTCGGTGCCGCAGTCGCCGGAGTCGACCACGGCGTCCACCACGTGGTCGAGCCGCTCCTTGATCTCCCAGCCCTGCGTCATCGGCTCGGCCTCGTCGGGCAGCAGCAGGGTGCTGGAGACCAGCGGCTCGCCCAGTTCTGCGAGCAGCGCCTGCGTCGCGACATGGTCGGGGATGCGGACGCCCACGGTCTTCTTCTTCGGGTGCAGCAACTGCCGCGGCACTTCCTTCGTCGCCGGCAGGATGAAGGTGTAACTGCCCGGTGTGGCGGCCTTGATGGCCCGGAAGACGTCGTTGTCGATCTGCACGAACTGCCCCAGCTGTGAGAAGTTCTGGCAGACCAGGGTGAAGTGGTGGTGGTCGTCGAGGTGCCGGATCGACCGGATGCGGTCGATGCCGTCGCGGTTGCCCAACTGGCAGCCCAGGGCGTAGCAGGAGTCCGTCGGATAGGCGACGAGCGCACCCGAGCGGAGGCTGTCGGCCACGGCGCTGATCACACGCGGCTGGGGGTTTTCCGGATGTACGTCGAAGTATCGTGCCATCGGCCCAGCCTATGACGCGAAGCCGCTGTTTCCGGCCTTCCTCCGGCGGGACCTGTACGGCAGCGGGTCACCGCCGCCCCGGGTGAACGCTGCCGCCCGCGGGCGCGGAGGGGGCGCACAACCGTACAACTGTCCAGTGGGTCCCCTATGGGTCGGATAACCGGCGCAAGACACGCCTAACGCCCAAAATGCGATGATCGGCCGGACGGCATTCCGCGGCCCGCCGTCACGTACCGCTGTCCGCCGAGGCCGCCGCCGTCTGCCGCAGGGTGCGTCCGGTCCTGGCGGACCGCGCGCGGCGGGGGTCGGGGGCGGGGCGCCGAGCCGTGCGGTGCCCGCGCCCGACCAGCAGCCAGGCCTCGCGTGCGCCCGTGCGGTCCTCGGGCAGCCGGGTGAGCGCGTAGCCCCCGCGGAGTTTGCCGCCTTCCAGGGCGAAGGACACATGGCCCTTCTGCAGGGCCTCGGCGAAGGGGATCTCGTGCCCGCGGCGGTCGGTGGCCAGGCTCCGATAGGTGCCCTCGTCCCAGATGATGACGGTGCCGGCGCCGTATCCGCCCTCGGCGATGACTCCCTCGAAGTCCCGGTAGGCCAGCGGGTGGTCCTCCGTCGGCACGGCGAGGCGCTTGTCGTGCGGGTCGCCCGGCGGTCCCTTGGGTACCGCCCATGACTTCAGGACACCGTCGACCTCCAGCCGGAAATCGAAGTGCATGGTGCTGGCGTCGTGGATCTGCACCACGAACCGCGGGCGCCCGGCGCTGCCCGGGGCGCCCCCTTCGGGTGGCTCTGCGGTGGTGGAGAAGTCCCGCTTCCCGCGGTACCGCGACAGTGCTTCTTTCGAGGTCACGATGCCTCCTCGTCGGTGGCGTGGCGCGGCGGCTGTCCGGGGCGGCCCGCTCCCGCCGGAGTGGCCGCGCACCCCACGCGTACCCGGCTGCTCCCGCCCGACACGGCGCCCCGGGCGGGGCACGTGTCCGCGGCCGGGCGGCAGGGACGCTTTCCGGGCACGCGAAACGCCGGTGGTTCCACCCGGGCCGCACGGGCGGTGACGGTCGGTCCGCGCGGCGGCGTGCCCGCCGGCCGGGCCGCCGCCGACGCGCGTCCCTGCGGTGGCAGCGGAACAGGGCATCTGCATAGGCCCGCTATGTATCGTACGGATCCGGCCATCCGATCAGTGGCCGAATGACGGTGTTCCGCCCACGGGTGGTCTGGCCGACTGCATAGGCTCGTGATACAACGCCCTGCGTGGACAGTGCACGCAGTGAGGCGGGCCCGGGAAACATCGTCATCGAGGGGCTGGAGCACGCGACGACCCTGATGCTCCGCCATGTCTCCCA is a window of Streptomyces sp. NBC_01477 DNA encoding:
- a CDS encoding ABC transporter substrate-binding protein, with the protein product MSDPDEIWFTRCPVPTATGIAADRGTLAAEFAADGIAVRSLRDAADREDTGGLPQSHFTHELTALFREGGNVPALWARSRGEATRVIALTWIEERQSILVREDSDLRTPEQLRSRRLAVPRHDIAIDFWRAMALHGHAGALGLAGLTLADAELVEVPGVREGQWEGELAALRDGRVDAVYVKGAVAVETARRYGAEVAIDLDAVPDRRSRVNNGTPRPITVHQRLLDERPDLVVRFLAVLLEAADWAAAHPGDLARILGAETGAGPEGVAGAYRDGTAGSLQLDLSQKRLTLLAQQERFLSAQGFLPAPVDVAGWANHEPLRLARELRASRAEAPGPAGPPLATASSATP
- a CDS encoding IclR family transcriptional regulator, whose translation is MTTDARTKAADAPPGAQAVTRALRLLHCFRDNAGELSASQLARRMELSVSTAHRLARTLVAAGFLEQDEHSARYRLGPSVAELGQLSLHQRGMHRAVPELDALAKATGTTADLAIRSGAHAVILVGGSVNPAAGLGLRRPLHSTALGKVLLAWARPGEQELGDLPPLHAHTDRTITALDDLRAELDRVRAAGYALNDGESAYGVRTAAVPVLDAAGHAHAALAVRSTPDVLTDARLPWFVARAHACAAALEVLLLPPSQRRSHTAD
- a CDS encoding L-threonylcarbamoyladenylate synthase, whose amino-acid sequence is MARYFDVHPENPQPRVISAVADSLRSGALVAYPTDSCYALGCQLGNRDGIDRIRSIRHLDDHHHFTLVCQNFSQLGQFVQIDNDVFRAIKAATPGSYTFILPATKEVPRQLLHPKKKTVGVRIPDHVATQALLAELGEPLVSSTLLLPDEAEPMTQGWEIKERLDHVVDAVVDSGDCGTEPTTVIDFSGGEREILRRGAGDVARFE
- a CDS encoding DNA polymerase ligase N-terminal domain-containing protein; translated protein: MTSKEALSRYRGKRDFSTTAEPPEGGAPGSAGRPRFVVQIHDASTMHFDFRLEVDGVLKSWAVPKGPPGDPHDKRLAVPTEDHPLAYRDFEGVIAEGGYGAGTVIIWDEGTYRSLATDRRGHEIPFAEALQKGHVSFALEGGKLRGGYALTRLPEDRTGAREAWLLVGRGHRTARRPAPDPRRARSARTGRTLRQTAAASADSGT